Proteins encoded by one window of Streptomyces sp. LX-29:
- a CDS encoding ATP-binding protein, with the protein MDTEGTYDSRGTRRDAVPRPATPPLPAVPPGPPHPPVHPAPPASLPSTAPADSVPLPVPPAPPVPPPPGAAPGATLSTGPASPAAQSPFLTWLRTPRTAGGPGVWMFGHKPKPVEDPERVPTRRLVSGALIAFLCAWLLWALLSNNYLGSWWRLPLILFFPDSWRGTEGGALVADGYVWLVKGLIAFGFGRVGHWPELARRLAEPLLRHFRQRRETTQCTQPETDPAQWPHLRAAGAHGVADRLAAEARAGVMNDVDHARLERAWESVRAQPGRLAAFTDTVLREGAAACGHPSGVRDLPVRTARHDLVACQVRLGRATDDLRNPYEFRDVSMALDPAVLGTSLLAVGPPGAGKTGRLVRPVVESLCLQALAGRVAVVAVGPAGAGIGPDDAFDVVVKIGRPESAYDLDLYGGTTDPDEAAGVLAEALVGDMAQGLPGGDSRRAATALAQLLGPYRAAHGRFPSVPELRELLDGSQTALDALRAALDEAGQQAQARELDARVRQSAAAGDVGALLADRIALLDRPAFADFFDTRGGRRPFSLRALEHPLRVRIDLPERGHAEASRMLARLVLAQFTECAVGRADRSLFACLVLDDASHTVTPEALRGIQRLRSANAGAVLTLRTLDDVPEALRSALLGAVGCRMAYAGVTTWDGARFAEVWGTAWVETRDVTDRQIISDEPMTKVLHFIRRVVTGKAATVQSVTVRKVERERWSASELAHSVPPGHAVLSVTSVRGESAPPVLVDLRG; encoded by the coding sequence ATGGACACCGAGGGCACGTACGACTCACGTGGGACCCGGCGGGACGCGGTGCCCCGCCCTGCCACCCCACCCCTCCCGGCAGTCCCCCCGGGCCCGCCCCACCCCCCGGTCCACCCCGCCCCCCCGGCCTCACTGCCGAGCACGGCCCCTGCCGACTCCGTGCCGCTGCCTGTTCCACCCGCCCCGCCGGTACCCCCGCCTCCCGGGGCAGCGCCCGGCGCGACGCTCTCCACCGGGCCGGCGTCCCCCGCGGCCCAGTCGCCCTTCCTGACCTGGCTGCGGACGCCGCGGACGGCGGGCGGGCCGGGGGTGTGGATGTTCGGGCACAAGCCCAAGCCTGTTGAAGATCCGGAGCGCGTCCCTACCCGGAGGCTCGTCAGCGGGGCTCTGATCGCATTCCTGTGCGCTTGGTTGCTCTGGGCCCTGCTCTCCAACAACTACCTCGGTAGTTGGTGGCGCCTACCCCTGATTCTGTTCTTCCCAGATTCATGGCGAGGCACCGAAGGCGGCGCGTTGGTGGCGGACGGCTATGTGTGGCTGGTGAAGGGGCTGATCGCTTTCGGTTTTGGACGGGTCGGGCATTGGCCGGAGCTCGCTCGTCGGCTGGCAGAGCCGCTGCTTCGACACTTCCGTCAAAGGCGCGAGACAACGCAATGCACCCAACCAGAGACCGACCCCGCCCAATGGCCCCACCTGCGGGCCGCCGGGGCGCATGGGGTGGCGGACCGGTTGGCGGCGGAGGCGCGGGCCGGGGTGATGAACGACGTGGACCACGCCCGGCTCGAGCGGGCGTGGGAGTCGGTGCGGGCGCAGCCCGGGCGGCTGGCGGCGTTCACGGACACGGTGCTGAGGGAGGGCGCGGCGGCCTGTGGGCATCCGTCGGGGGTGCGCGACCTGCCGGTGCGCACGGCGCGGCACGACCTCGTCGCGTGCCAGGTGCGCCTGGGCAGGGCCACGGACGACCTGCGCAATCCGTATGAGTTCCGCGACGTGAGCATGGCGTTGGACCCGGCGGTGCTGGGCACCTCTCTCCTGGCGGTGGGGCCGCCGGGGGCGGGGAAGACCGGGCGGCTGGTACGGCCGGTGGTCGAGTCGCTGTGCCTCCAGGCGTTGGCCGGGCGGGTCGCGGTGGTGGCCGTCGGGCCCGCGGGCGCCGGGATCGGGCCGGATGACGCCTTCGACGTCGTGGTGAAGATCGGCCGTCCGGAGTCGGCCTACGACCTGGACCTGTACGGCGGCACCACCGACCCCGACGAGGCGGCGGGCGTGTTGGCGGAGGCGCTGGTCGGCGACATGGCGCAGGGCCTGCCCGGCGGGGACAGCCGGCGGGCCGCGACCGCGCTGGCGCAGCTGCTCGGCCCCTATCGCGCCGCCCACGGCCGCTTCCCCTCCGTGCCCGAGCTGCGCGAGCTGCTCGACGGCTCGCAGACGGCCCTGGACGCCCTCCGCGCGGCGCTCGACGAGGCCGGGCAGCAGGCGCAGGCCCGGGAGCTCGACGCGCGGGTGCGCCAGTCCGCCGCCGCAGGTGACGTGGGAGCGCTGCTCGCGGACCGGATCGCGCTGCTGGACCGGCCGGCCTTCGCGGACTTCTTCGACACGCGCGGCGGCCGGCGTCCCTTCTCGCTGCGGGCGCTGGAACACCCGCTCAGGGTCCGCATCGACCTCCCCGAGCGCGGGCACGCCGAGGCGTCGCGGATGCTCGCCCGACTGGTGCTGGCGCAGTTCACCGAGTGCGCGGTGGGACGGGCCGACCGTTCGCTCTTCGCCTGTCTGGTCCTCGACGACGCCTCGCACACCGTCACCCCGGAGGCGCTGCGCGGCATCCAGCGCCTCCGCTCGGCCAACGCGGGCGCGGTCCTGACGCTGCGCACGCTGGACGACGTCCCCGAAGCGCTGCGCAGCGCGCTGCTGGGCGCGGTCGGCTGCCGGATGGCGTACGCGGGAGTGACCACCTGGGACGGCGCGCGCTTCGCCGAGGTCTGGGGAACGGCATGGGTGGAGACGCGGGACGTCACCGACCGGCAGATCATCTCCGACGAGCCGATGACCAAGGTGCTGCACTTCATCCGCAGGGTGGTGACCGGCAAGGCCGCCACGGTGCAGTCCGTGACCGTCCGCAAGGTGGAGCGCGAGCGTTGGTCGGCGTCGGAGCTGGCGCACTCCGTACCACCCGGGCACGCGGTGCTGTCCGTGACCTCGGTGCGGGGCGAGAGCGCGCCCCCGGTGCTGGTGGACCTGCGGGGATGA
- the gabT gene encoding 4-aminobutyrate--2-oxoglutarate transaminase, translated as MTELTGGPSLPQERRVVTAIPGPKSQELQARRLAAVAGGVGSVLPVFTVRAGGGVIEDVDGNSLIDFGSGIAVTSVGSSAEAVVRRASAQLADFTHTCFMVTPYEGYVEVCEELAKLTPGDHAKKSALFNSGAEAVENAVKIARAYTKRQAVVVFDHGYHGRTNLTMALTAKNMPYKHGFGPFAPEVYRAPLAYGYRWPTGPENCGPEAAAAAIDMISKQVGAENVAAIIIEPVLGEGGFIEPAKGFLPAIAQFAKDNGIVFVADEIQSGFCRTGQWFACEDEDIVPDLITTAKGIAGGMPLAAVTGRAEIMDAAHAGGLGGTYGGNPVACAAALGAIETMRELDLNAKAKRIEEVMKDRLAEIQKNAANGDIIGDIRGRGAMIAVELVKPGTKEPHPEAAGALAKACHAEGLLVLTCGTYGNVLRFLPPLVIGEDLLNEGLDIIEGAFARI; from the coding sequence ATGACCGAACTGACCGGAGGCCCGTCCCTCCCCCAGGAGCGCCGCGTCGTCACCGCGATCCCCGGCCCGAAGTCCCAGGAGCTGCAGGCCCGCCGGCTGGCGGCCGTGGCCGGCGGTGTGGGCTCGGTGCTGCCGGTCTTCACGGTGCGCGCCGGCGGCGGCGTGATCGAGGACGTGGACGGCAACTCCCTCATCGACTTCGGCTCCGGCATCGCGGTGACCTCGGTCGGCTCCAGCGCCGAGGCCGTGGTGCGCCGCGCTTCGGCGCAGCTCGCCGACTTCACGCACACCTGTTTCATGGTGACGCCGTACGAGGGCTATGTGGAGGTCTGTGAGGAGCTCGCCAAGCTCACGCCGGGCGACCACGCCAAGAAGTCGGCGCTGTTCAACTCCGGCGCCGAGGCCGTCGAGAACGCGGTGAAGATCGCCCGCGCCTACACCAAGCGCCAGGCGGTCGTCGTCTTCGACCACGGCTACCACGGTCGCACCAACCTCACCATGGCGCTGACCGCCAAGAACATGCCGTACAAGCACGGCTTCGGCCCGTTCGCCCCTGAGGTCTACCGGGCCCCGCTGGCGTACGGCTACCGCTGGCCGACCGGCCCGGAGAACTGCGGCCCGGAGGCCGCCGCCGCGGCCATCGACATGATCAGCAAGCAGGTGGGCGCGGAGAACGTCGCCGCGATCATCATCGAGCCGGTGCTCGGCGAGGGCGGCTTCATCGAGCCGGCCAAGGGCTTCCTGCCGGCCATCGCGCAGTTCGCGAAGGACAACGGGATCGTCTTCGTCGCGGACGAGATCCAGTCCGGCTTCTGCCGCACCGGCCAGTGGTTCGCCTGTGAGGACGAGGACATCGTCCCGGACCTGATCACCACCGCCAAGGGCATCGCCGGCGGCATGCCGCTGGCCGCCGTCACCGGCCGCGCCGAGATCATGGACGCCGCGCACGCGGGCGGCCTCGGCGGCACCTACGGTGGCAACCCGGTGGCCTGCGCCGCCGCCCTCGGCGCCATCGAGACCATGCGTGAGCTGGACCTGAACGCCAAGGCCAAGCGCATCGAGGAGGTCATGAAGGACCGCCTCGCCGAGATCCAGAAGAACGCCGCGAACGGCGACATCATCGGTGACATCCGCGGCCGTGGCGCGATGATCGCGGTCGAGCTGGTCAAGCCCGGCACCAAGGAGCCCCACCCGGAGGCGGCGGGCGCCCTCGCCAAGGCGTGCCACGCCGAGGGCCTGCTCGTCCTGACCTGCGGCACCTACGGCAACGTGCTGCGCTTCCTGCCGCCGCTGGTGATCGGCGAGGACCTGCTGAACGAGGGTCTGGACATCATCGAGGGCGCCTTCGCCCGCATCTGA
- a CDS encoding phosphatase PAP2 family protein: MLLFVIVTWQVATHGPLRELDERIGSGARGRLLPAPLAEFLADLGNTTVALPVLAVAIAYAAWRGRRRAGRSPGTVRGTPSPDAPPVETTSAAPPPVDAPSLRQAPDAPASAAVPGAPAGGDASGGGDGSSLRATPAIRGTDAVRRRPWWQPPLAAALAMALVPALVVPVKTLLARPAPPGPLAGTDGFYPSGHAATAALAYGAAALLLLGCSERSPAPRRRRPLPGAVATAVVVAVVNVGVGLGLVLRGYHWPLDVVGGWCLSGVLLSAVLTVTTRSPRRRREERPDR, encoded by the coding sequence GTGCTTCTCTTCGTGATCGTCACCTGGCAGGTGGCCACCCACGGGCCCCTGCGGGAGCTCGACGAGCGCATCGGATCCGGCGCGCGCGGCCGGCTGCTACCCGCTCCCCTCGCGGAGTTCCTCGCCGACCTCGGCAACACCACCGTCGCCCTTCCCGTACTCGCGGTGGCGATCGCCTACGCGGCCTGGCGGGGCCGTCGCCGCGCCGGACGGAGCCCGGGGACGGTACGGGGCACGCCCTCCCCGGACGCACCTCCTGTGGAGACGACCTCCGCGGCCCCGCCCCCGGTGGACGCACCATCCCTACGCCAGGCGCCCGACGCGCCGGCGTCGGCCGCCGTACCAGGGGCGCCCGCCGGAGGAGACGCGTCCGGCGGAGGGGACGGATCCTCGCTACGCGCGACGCCCGCCATACGGGGGACAGACGCCGTACGACGACGCCCCTGGTGGCAGCCGCCTCTCGCGGCGGCTCTGGCCATGGCCTTGGTGCCGGCCCTCGTCGTACCGGTGAAGACGCTGCTTGCCCGGCCGGCACCGCCGGGGCCGCTCGCCGGCACGGACGGCTTCTACCCCTCCGGCCATGCCGCCACCGCCGCGCTCGCCTACGGGGCGGCCGCGCTGCTCCTGCTCGGGTGCTCCGAACGCTCCCCCGCCCCACGCCGCCGCCGGCCCCTGCCCGGGGCCGTGGCCACGGCCGTCGTGGTGGCGGTGGTCAACGTCGGCGTGGGCCTCGGCCTGGTGCTGCGCGGTTATCACTGGCCGCTGGACGTGGTCGGCGGCTGGTGCCTGTCCGGCGTGCTGCTCTCGGCCGTCCTCACGGTGACGACCCGCTCGCCGCGCCGCCGGCGGGAGGAGCGGCCGGACCGCTGA
- a CDS encoding FAD-dependent oxidoreductase: MASAAMNFVRSLSDAEPRPYWLDDPGRPKAQPALVGDEQCDLLVVGGGYSGLWTALLAKERDPDRDVVLVEGEEVGWAASGRNGGFCAASLTHGLGNGLSRWPGELKELERLGHANLDEIQDTLTRYAVDCDFERTGEIDIATEPHQVEELREAAADIERLGLGGHEFLDRDALRAEVDSPTFLAGLWNRDGVAMLHPAKLAWGLKRACLDLGVRIYEHTRAGRPVTSGAGATVRTPYGRIRARRVALGTNAFPSPVRRVRPYVVPVYDHALMTEPLTEEQLAAIGWKRRQGLSDYANHFHYFRITADRRILWGGYDIVYRFGGGVRAEYDYHPDTYRTLAEHFFRCFPQLEGVRFSHAWGGAIDTCSRFSAFFGTAHSGRVAYALGYTGLGVGATRFGANVMLDLLDGRQTERTRLEMVRTKPLPFPPEPLRWAGIGITQWSMTRADQRGGRRNLWLKAMDKAGLGFDS; this comes from the coding sequence ATGGCCTCAGCAGCCATGAACTTTGTCCGAAGCCTTTCCGACGCTGAACCCAGGCCCTACTGGCTCGACGACCCCGGCCGGCCCAAGGCCCAGCCCGCCCTCGTCGGCGACGAGCAGTGTGACCTGCTCGTCGTCGGCGGCGGCTACAGCGGTCTGTGGACCGCCCTGCTCGCCAAGGAGCGCGACCCCGACCGGGACGTCGTCCTGGTCGAGGGCGAGGAGGTCGGCTGGGCCGCCTCCGGTCGCAACGGCGGCTTCTGCGCGGCCTCCCTCACCCACGGCCTGGGCAACGGCCTGTCCCGCTGGCCCGGCGAGCTCAAGGAGCTGGAGCGGCTCGGCCACGCCAACCTCGACGAGATCCAGGACACCCTCACCCGCTACGCCGTCGACTGCGACTTCGAGCGCACCGGCGAGATCGACATCGCCACCGAGCCGCACCAGGTCGAGGAGCTCCGCGAGGCCGCCGCCGACATCGAGCGGCTGGGCCTGGGCGGACACGAGTTCCTGGACCGCGACGCGCTGCGCGCGGAGGTCGACTCGCCGACCTTCCTCGCCGGGCTCTGGAACCGCGACGGCGTGGCCATGCTGCACCCCGCCAAGCTCGCCTGGGGCCTGAAGCGGGCCTGCCTGGACCTGGGGGTGCGGATCTACGAGCACACCCGCGCCGGACGCCCCGTCACCTCCGGCGCCGGAGCGACCGTCAGGACCCCCTACGGACGCATCCGAGCCCGCCGCGTCGCGCTGGGCACCAACGCCTTCCCCTCCCCGGTGCGGCGCGTCCGCCCGTACGTCGTGCCCGTCTACGACCACGCGCTGATGACCGAGCCGCTGACCGAGGAGCAGCTCGCGGCCATCGGCTGGAAGCGCCGCCAGGGGCTCAGCGACTACGCCAACCACTTCCACTACTTCCGGATCACCGCCGACCGCCGCATCCTGTGGGGCGGCTACGACATCGTCTACCGCTTCGGCGGCGGCGTCCGCGCCGAGTACGACTACCACCCGGACACCTACCGGACCCTGGCCGAACACTTCTTCCGCTGCTTCCCGCAGCTGGAAGGGGTGCGCTTCAGCCACGCCTGGGGCGGCGCGATCGACACCTGCTCCCGCTTCTCGGCCTTCTTCGGAACGGCCCACAGCGGGCGCGTGGCCTACGCCCTCGGCTACACCGGCCTCGGCGTGGGCGCCACCCGCTTCGGCGCCAACGTGATGCTCGACCTGCTGGACGGCCGGCAGACCGAGCGCACCCGGCTGGAGATGGTCCGCACGAAGCCGCTGCCGTTCCCGCCGGAGCCGCTGCGCTGGGCGGGCATCGGCATCACCCAGTGGTCGATGACCCGCGCCGACCAGCGGGGCGGGCGGCGGAACCTGTGGCTGAAGGCGATGGACAAGGCGGGACTCGGCTTCGACAGCTGA
- a CDS encoding ABC transporter permease, with translation MSSTTPTASRGPLTALSSWLRRNLVVLAGLATLAYLLLPNLVVLVFSFNKPNGRFNYAWQRFSTDAWTDPCGVAGLCGSLTLSLKIAIWATIGATVLGTMIAFALARYRFRARSAVSSLIFLPMAMPEVVMAASLATLFLNMGVDFGFWTILIAHIMFCLSFVVTAVKARVMSMDPRLEQAAQDLYASPVQTFLRVTLPIAAPGIAAGALLSFALSFDDFIITNFNAGSTVTFPMFVWGSAQRGTPVQINVIGTAMFAIAVLCVLVGQLAGSRRKRS, from the coding sequence ATGAGCTCGACGACTCCCACGGCGAGCAGGGGACCGCTGACCGCCCTCAGCAGCTGGCTGCGCCGCAACCTCGTGGTGCTGGCGGGCCTGGCCACCCTCGCCTACCTGCTCCTCCCCAACCTCGTCGTCCTGGTCTTCTCCTTCAACAAGCCCAACGGCCGGTTCAACTACGCCTGGCAGCGGTTCTCCACCGACGCCTGGACCGACCCGTGCGGGGTCGCCGGCCTCTGCGGCTCGCTCACGCTCAGCCTGAAGATCGCCATATGGGCGACCATCGGCGCCACCGTCCTCGGCACGATGATCGCCTTCGCGCTGGCCCGCTACCGCTTCCGGGCCCGCTCCGCCGTCAGCAGCCTGATCTTCCTGCCGATGGCGATGCCCGAGGTGGTGATGGCCGCCTCGCTGGCCACCCTCTTCCTCAACATGGGCGTCGACTTCGGCTTCTGGACCATCCTCATCGCGCACATCATGTTCTGCCTCAGCTTCGTGGTGACCGCCGTCAAGGCGCGCGTGATGAGCATGGACCCGCGGCTGGAGCAGGCCGCCCAGGACCTCTACGCCAGCCCGGTGCAGACCTTCCTGCGGGTCACCCTGCCCATCGCCGCCCCCGGCATCGCCGCCGGCGCGCTGCTGTCCTTCGCGCTCTCCTTCGACGACTTCATCATCACGAACTTCAACGCCGGATCCACCGTGACCTTCCCCATGTTCGTGTGGGGATCGGCACAGCGCGGCACCCCGGTCCAGATCAACGTGATCGGGACCGCGATGTTCGCGATCGCCGTGCTGTGCGTACTCGTCGGCCAGCTGGCCGGCTCTCGCCGCAAAAGGAGCTGA
- a CDS encoding ABC transporter permease: MRKPATRKRLVPYWLLLPGILWLLVFFAAPLVYQASTSLQTGSLEEGFKVTWHVQTYWDALTEYYPQFLRSVLYAASATLGCLLLGYPLAYVIAFKAGRWRNVLMILVIAPFFTSFLIRTLAWKTILSDSGTVVSVLNSLHVLDVTSWLGLTEGERVLATPLAVVCGLTYNFLPFMILPLYTSLERIDGRLHEAAGDLYARPFTTFRKVTFPLSMPGVVAGTLLTFIPAAGDYINAELLGSADQKMVGNVIQSQFLRVLDYPTAAALSFILMAAILAMVTVYIRKSGTEDLV; this comes from the coding sequence GTGCGCAAGCCCGCCACCCGCAAGCGCCTGGTGCCCTACTGGCTGCTGCTGCCGGGCATCCTGTGGCTGCTGGTCTTCTTCGCCGCCCCGCTCGTCTACCAGGCGTCGACCTCGCTCCAGACCGGCTCGCTGGAGGAGGGCTTCAAGGTCACCTGGCACGTCCAGACCTACTGGGACGCGCTGACCGAGTACTACCCGCAGTTCCTCCGCTCGGTGCTCTACGCGGCCTCCGCCACCCTCGGCTGTCTGCTGCTCGGCTACCCGCTGGCGTATGTGATCGCCTTCAAGGCGGGCCGCTGGCGAAACGTTCTGATGATCCTGGTGATCGCCCCGTTCTTCACCAGCTTCCTCATCCGCACCCTGGCCTGGAAGACGATCCTCTCCGACAGCGGCACCGTCGTCTCCGTGCTCAACTCGCTGCACGTGCTCGACGTGACCAGCTGGCTCGGGCTCACCGAGGGGGAGCGGGTGCTGGCCACGCCGCTGGCGGTGGTCTGCGGACTGACGTACAACTTCCTGCCCTTCATGATCCTGCCGCTCTACACCTCGCTGGAGCGCATCGACGGCCGGCTGCACGAGGCCGCCGGGGACCTGTACGCCCGGCCCTTCACCACCTTCCGCAAGGTGACCTTCCCGCTGTCGATGCCCGGCGTGGTGGCCGGCACCCTGCTCACCTTCATCCCGGCCGCCGGCGACTACATCAACGCCGAGCTGCTGGGCTCGGCCGACCAGAAGATGGTCGGCAACGTCATCCAGTCGCAGTTCCTGCGGGTGCTGGACTACCCGACGGCGGCCGCGCTGTCCTTCATCCTCATGGCGGCGATCCTCGCGATGGTCACCGTCTACATCCGCAAGTCCGGGACGGAGGACCTGGTCTGA
- a CDS encoding ABC transporter ATP-binding protein, which produces MTPPAPSGGDVRLTGISKTYGSFTAVHPLDLTIPAGSFFALLGASGCGKTTTLRMIAGLEDPSTGTVELAGEDVTALPPYKRPVNTVFQSYALFPHLDIYENVAFGLRRRGIKSVKKQVQEMLELVQLGDFARRKPHQLSGGQQQRVAVARALINHPRVLLLDEPLGALDLKLRRQMQLELKRIQTEVGITFVHVTHDQEEAMTMADTVAVMNGGRVEQLGAPAELYENPRTTFVANFLGTSNLIAASVTDKSGGDLVVRAADATLRLPAERCTTTARTGDKVLVGVRPEKISLTHADAADTIAEGRNQVRGTISDSSFIGVSTQYVIDSPACPALSVYEQNIERDPRLVPGAEVVLHWNPQHTFGLDADQDIEAGTDVDEEVS; this is translated from the coding sequence ATGACACCACCGGCCCCCTCCGGCGGCGATGTCCGCCTCACCGGGATCAGCAAGACCTACGGCTCCTTCACCGCCGTGCACCCGCTCGACCTGACCATCCCCGCCGGCTCCTTCTTCGCGCTGCTGGGCGCGTCCGGCTGCGGCAAGACCACCACGCTGCGCATGATCGCCGGCCTGGAGGACCCCAGCACCGGAACGGTCGAGCTCGCGGGCGAGGACGTCACCGCCCTGCCGCCGTACAAGCGCCCGGTCAACACCGTCTTCCAGAGCTACGCGCTCTTCCCGCACCTGGACATCTACGAGAACGTCGCCTTCGGGCTGCGCCGCCGCGGCATCAAGTCGGTGAAGAAGCAGGTCCAGGAGATGCTGGAGCTGGTCCAGCTCGGCGACTTCGCGCGCCGCAAGCCGCACCAGCTCTCCGGCGGCCAGCAGCAGCGCGTCGCCGTCGCCCGGGCGCTGATCAACCACCCGCGGGTGCTGCTGCTGGACGAGCCGCTGGGGGCCCTGGACCTGAAGCTGCGCCGCCAGATGCAGCTGGAGCTCAAGCGCATCCAGACCGAGGTGGGCATCACCTTCGTCCACGTCACCCACGACCAGGAAGAGGCCATGACCATGGCCGACACCGTCGCAGTGATGAACGGCGGCCGGGTCGAGCAGCTGGGCGCCCCCGCCGAGCTCTACGAGAACCCGCGCACCACCTTCGTCGCCAACTTCCTGGGCACCTCCAACCTGATCGCCGCGTCCGTGACCGACAAGTCCGGCGGCGACCTGGTGGTACGGGCCGCCGACGCCACCCTCCGACTGCCGGCGGAGCGCTGCACCACCACCGCCCGCACCGGCGACAAGGTGCTTGTCGGCGTACGCCCGGAGAAGATCTCGCTGACCCACGCGGACGCCGCCGACACCATCGCCGAAGGGCGCAACCAGGTCCGCGGCACGATCAGCGACTCCAGCTTCATCGGCGTCTCCACCCAGTACGTCATCGACAGCCCGGCCTGCCCCGCGCTCTCGGTCTACGAGCAGAACATCGAGCGGGACCCGCGGCTCGTACCCGGCGCCGAGGTCGTCCTGCACTGGAACCCGCAGCACACCTTCGGCCTCGACGCCGACCAGGACATCGAGGCCGGCACGGACGTGGACGAGGAGGTCTCGTGA
- a CDS encoding spermidine/putrescine ABC transporter substrate-binding protein codes for MEQDQHGPESLSPPQIAAMRRSLTRGRMAMTRRSLMRAGGAGLLAVGGLGTLSGCGIPAATRTGADPSDDHSDREKRLSFSNWTQYIDVSDDNKHYPTLEEFERRTGIAVKYTEDINDNVEFFGKIKPQLAAGQDIGRDLICVTDWMAGRMIRLGWMQQLDPANLPHAYANLSPQFRSPDWDPGRAHSYTWTGIPAVIAYNEKATGGKKVDSISQLLEDPELKGRVAMLTEMRDTMGLTLLDMGRKPESCTADDFDAAIARVQKAVDRGQIRRFTGNDYTNDLDKGDIAACVAWAGDLIQLQADNPAIKFAIPDSGYMISTDNLLVPSGARHKKNAERLIDYFYEPKVAARLAAWINYVCPVDGVRDELAKIDPDLAENPLILPTGEMAATSHAFRSLSSKEETAFEDKFAKLIGA; via the coding sequence ATGGAGCAGGATCAGCACGGGCCGGAGAGCCTGTCCCCGCCCCAGATCGCCGCCATGCGGCGCAGCCTCACCCGCGGCCGCATGGCGATGACCCGGCGCTCGCTGATGCGTGCCGGTGGCGCCGGGCTCCTCGCCGTCGGCGGGCTCGGCACCCTGAGCGGCTGCGGCATCCCGGCCGCCACCCGCACCGGGGCCGACCCCTCCGACGACCACTCCGACCGGGAGAAGCGGCTTTCCTTCTCCAACTGGACGCAGTACATCGACGTCAGCGACGACAACAAGCACTATCCGACCCTGGAGGAGTTCGAGCGCCGCACCGGCATCGCGGTCAAGTACACCGAGGACATCAACGACAACGTCGAGTTCTTCGGGAAGATCAAGCCGCAGCTCGCGGCGGGGCAGGACATCGGCCGTGACCTGATCTGCGTCACCGACTGGATGGCCGGCCGGATGATCCGGCTGGGCTGGATGCAGCAACTGGACCCGGCCAACCTGCCGCACGCCTACGCCAACCTCTCGCCTCAGTTCCGCAGCCCCGACTGGGACCCCGGCCGGGCCCACTCCTACACGTGGACGGGCATCCCCGCCGTCATCGCGTACAACGAGAAGGCCACCGGCGGGAAGAAGGTCGACTCGATCTCCCAGCTCCTGGAGGACCCCGAGCTCAAGGGCCGGGTCGCGATGCTCACCGAGATGCGCGACACCATGGGGCTGACCCTGCTCGACATGGGCAGGAAACCCGAGAGCTGCACGGCCGACGACTTCGACGCCGCCATCGCCCGCGTCCAGAAGGCCGTCGACCGGGGCCAGATCCGCCGCTTCACCGGCAACGACTACACCAACGACCTGGACAAGGGCGACATCGCTGCCTGTGTCGCCTGGGCCGGCGACCTCATCCAGCTGCAGGCGGACAACCCCGCCATCAAGTTCGCCATCCCGGACAGCGGCTACATGATCTCCACCGACAACCTGCTGGTGCCGAGCGGGGCCCGGCACAAGAAGAACGCCGAGCGGCTCATCGACTACTTCTACGAGCCCAAGGTCGCCGCCCGGCTCGCCGCCTGGATCAACTATGTCTGTCCGGTGGACGGGGTCCGCGACGAGCTTGCGAAAATCGACCCGGACCTGGCCGAGAACCCGCTGATCCTTCCCACCGGGGAGATGGCCGCCACGTCGCACGCCTTCCGCTCGCTCAGCAGCAAGGAAGAGACGGCGTTCGAGGACAAGTTCGCGAAGCTCATCGGCGCCTGA